The Cyanobacteriota bacterium genome includes a region encoding these proteins:
- a CDS encoding ATP-binding cassette domain-containing protein, with the protein MDDHVPLLDVQDVYAGYVKDLDILQGVNFRVYPRELVVVIGPNGAGKSTLAKTIFGLLAPHRGTITFKGQTITGLRPNQIVQLGMGYVPQIANVFRSLSVDENLEMGAFIRDEPLHNLKQEIYTLFPRLA; encoded by the coding sequence ATGGACGATCATGTTCCGCTTCTAGATGTTCAAGATGTCTACGCTGGGTATGTCAAGGATCTAGACATTTTGCAGGGTGTGAACTTTAGGGTGTATCCTCGAGAACTTGTCGTTGTGATTGGCCCTAACGGCGCTGGGAAGTCTACATTGGCAAAGACAATTTTTGGCCTGCTTGCTCCCCATCGTGGCACTATTACCTTTAAGGGACAGACTATTACTGGGCTGAGACCCAACCAGATTGTGCAACTTGGCATGGGGTATGTGCCACAAATTGCTAACGTGTTCCGCTCATTGAGCGTTGATGAAAATCTAGAGATGGGTGCATTTATTCGAGACGAACCTCTCCATAATCTGAAGCAAGAGATTTATACACTGTTTCCCCGATTAGCC
- a CDS encoding squalene/phytoene synthase family protein, giving the protein MSTETISNLVGSSQCHAVTSDSLKDDDNAAWVLWVDLPARLEWIERMSWVRLVDRLAESELVDGHDTGFQVFRKSWKHLLSTGQVRPEGDYQGILTKVHSRWFQGSQWDIASIQAWDRYVDAIAVYHQPGLTIATLNEHEDMLQRLAGSFSQVLPYLPTAYRDAIFHFGALDQFYNNLRDLAEDASRGICYLPTGLLQQYGLTRQNILTADCCHTLGYQRFMQFWLDEYLPCLRQQVRELVVAHDLPPSWKLLRDWSLQRYDRIERVFRQCEYDYVEFPKIYWAEVRHYLGKT; this is encoded by the coding sequence GTGTCTACTGAAACTATTTCCAACTTGGTTGGGTCTTCTCAGTGTCATGCTGTCACTAGCGATTCACTCAAGGATGATGATAACGCTGCTTGGGTTTTATGGGTGGACTTACCTGCTCGCTTAGAATGGATTGAGCGCATGAGCTGGGTGCGCTTGGTTGATCGCCTGGCCGAGAGCGAGCTAGTTGATGGTCATGATACAGGATTTCAGGTCTTTCGCAAGAGCTGGAAGCATCTATTGAGTACAGGGCAAGTTAGACCGGAGGGTGATTATCAAGGAATCTTGACTAAAGTTCATAGCCGTTGGTTCCAGGGTAGTCAGTGGGATATTGCATCTATTCAAGCCTGGGATCGCTATGTGGATGCAATCGCCGTCTATCACCAGCCAGGTTTGACGATCGCAACCTTGAATGAACACGAAGACATGCTGCAGCGATTAGCTGGATCCTTCAGTCAAGTTCTCCCCTATTTACCCACAGCCTATCGTGACGCGATTTTTCACTTTGGTGCCCTAGACCAGTTCTATAATAATCTTCGAGACCTGGCAGAAGATGCTAGTCGTGGTATCTGCTATTTGCCAACGGGTTTGCTGCAGCAGTATGGCCTCACTCGACAAAATATCCTAACAGCAGACTGTTGTCACACATTAGGCTATCAACGCTTCATGCAGTTTTGGTTAGATGAGTATCTACCATGTTTACGTCAGCAGGTTAGAGAGTTAGTAGTTGCCCACGATCTACCCCCATCCTGGAAGCTACTGCGAGACTGGTCACTTCAGCGGTATGACCGCATTGAGCGGGTCTTTCGTCAATGTGAATATGATTATGTCGAATTCCCAAAAATCTATTGGGCAGAGGTGCGCCATTATTTAGGCAAGACTTAG